Proteins encoded by one window of Thalassoroseus pseudoceratinae:
- a CDS encoding response regulator, which yields MSNNRLSPTSDEDDLNVPVRKPHRPLQLLIADDDDGFRETLRNLFEDGFETHEVGSGEEAIELAETLPVDLALVDMHMRRLTGLETVRILKRVHVATPCILITSDVNEQLRRDALAANAHEILAKPIRRRELLKSVTVALAERHVEIPDWLRNS from the coding sequence ATGTCGAATAACCGATTGAGTCCGACGTCCGACGAAGATGATTTGAATGTTCCGGTCCGCAAGCCGCATCGTCCATTGCAATTGTTGATCGCGGATGATGATGATGGGTTCCGCGAGACACTCCGGAATCTGTTCGAAGACGGTTTTGAGACGCACGAGGTTGGTTCGGGTGAGGAGGCCATCGAGTTGGCCGAGACCTTGCCAGTGGACTTAGCCTTGGTCGATATGCATATGCGTCGGCTGACGGGTCTGGAAACCGTTCGAATTCTCAAGCGTGTTCACGTCGCGACTCCTTGCATTTTAATTACATCCGATGTGAACGAACAGCTGCGACGCGATGCGTTAGCAGCGAATGCGCACGAGATTTTGGCGAAACCGATTCGTCGACGCGAATTATTGAAATCGGTCACAGTCGCCTTGGCGGAACGCCACGTCGAAATACCGGATTGGTTACGGAATTCATAA
- a CDS encoding FHA domain-containing protein produces MVTIQVIEGLERGRVFTQLPLPVTIGREDDNSVRLNDERVSRFHAKIQSDAGRVILTDLESTNGTRVNGHPVQMRILQVGDQLSIGRCLLVFGSQEEVQQRHRELRQQGLASYPTGEHTIPGGSGGFAFHPSDPNESSLNLFPNGVPDPPSGLRPAHRAEVSDAMAYVHEQIHKLVKSAQEDRRGDGPYAMQIEWSRWQRLLKLEMDLAVYLRRLADPDEFD; encoded by the coding sequence ATGGTGACCATCCAAGTAATTGAAGGATTGGAACGCGGTCGAGTCTTCACGCAGTTACCGCTGCCCGTCACGATTGGTCGTGAAGACGATAACTCCGTTCGCCTTAATGATGAGCGTGTCAGCCGATTTCACGCCAAAATCCAATCGGACGCCGGACGGGTCATCCTCACAGACCTCGAAAGCACGAACGGCACCCGTGTCAATGGGCATCCCGTTCAAATGCGAATTCTCCAAGTGGGAGACCAGTTGAGTATCGGTCGCTGTCTGCTGGTCTTTGGTAGCCAAGAGGAAGTCCAGCAGCGGCATCGTGAATTGCGGCAGCAAGGCTTGGCTTCATATCCCACGGGTGAGCACACGATTCCAGGCGGCAGCGGTGGATTCGCCTTCCATCCGTCTGATCCGAACGAATCGTCGTTGAACTTGTTTCCTAACGGTGTGCCGGACCCGCCAAGCGGTCTGCGGCCCGCGCATCGGGCGGAAGTGTCCGATGCCATGGCGTATGTGCACGAGCAAATTCACAAGCTGGTCAAATCGGCCCAAGAAGATCGACGCGGCGATGGCCCATATGCGATGCAAATTGAATGGAGCCGTTGGCAGCGGTTGTTGAAACTGGAAATGGATTTGGCCGTTTACCTCAGGCGTCTGGCCGATCCCGACGAATTCGATTGA
- a CDS encoding beta/alpha barrel domain-containing protein, which produces MSSPNPIHLLRGEPSIPPGFANRVRDDYRAFAERGLPDDWSEYVRHHYEMDLSSTYADMPIRNPFGKASGQLSMTLGQVKDDIDSELGFIVLKTVIAEDESGVQTMSPWSVREAKMTVEPITGQSGEVGWTVSWKGRGWWRSFDDYLELVSDAACLSRGTSIPIVPSVKFHLPTEDGEEWRNAEYHHTTRKLLAAWRTGMGDTTPMPLEKDFSPTLAGSEKARDQARILEWLREVPGFIRESVPADSVCIGLKIMNALYEDEFQRCMIDEVNQASSDADFFIYGNRLFDPNRVYDDHQGIAYGGPDLSDRNLRIMSTMEPGRLPWSATGNITTGRMAMEYALCGASSFQMHTIFQLPATEYSMKQGSRTERTLHELVFHPQTGLLVWMKDIADRIEVSQKPIRFTDLVGLRNRVLE; this is translated from the coding sequence ATGTCATCACCGAATCCGATCCATCTGCTGCGTGGGGAACCTTCAATTCCTCCCGGATTCGCAAACCGTGTCCGTGATGACTACCGTGCGTTCGCGGAGCGTGGTTTGCCGGATGATTGGAGCGAGTACGTTCGACACCATTATGAAATGGACCTTTCGAGCACCTATGCCGACATGCCCATTCGCAATCCGTTCGGGAAAGCGTCGGGACAGTTGTCGATGACGCTGGGGCAAGTGAAGGATGACATCGATAGCGAACTGGGATTCATCGTTCTCAAGACCGTAATCGCCGAGGATGAATCCGGCGTGCAAACGATGTCGCCTTGGAGTGTCCGCGAAGCGAAAATGACCGTTGAGCCTATCACTGGGCAAAGCGGCGAAGTTGGCTGGACAGTCAGTTGGAAAGGACGCGGTTGGTGGCGGAGCTTTGACGATTACCTGGAATTGGTCAGCGATGCGGCGTGTTTGTCACGCGGGACGAGTATTCCGATCGTGCCTTCGGTGAAGTTTCACTTGCCGACCGAAGACGGTGAAGAGTGGCGAAATGCTGAATATCACCATACCACTCGGAAACTCTTGGCCGCTTGGCGAACTGGCATGGGCGACACCACCCCAATGCCTTTGGAGAAAGACTTCAGCCCGACATTGGCCGGGAGCGAGAAGGCCCGCGATCAAGCACGCATCTTGGAGTGGTTGCGCGAAGTGCCGGGATTCATACGGGAAAGCGTGCCTGCGGATTCGGTATGCATTGGACTGAAAATCATGAACGCACTCTACGAAGACGAGTTTCAACGTTGCATGATCGACGAAGTGAACCAGGCTTCCTCGGATGCGGACTTTTTCATCTATGGCAACCGGCTGTTCGATCCCAATCGGGTCTATGACGACCACCAGGGAATCGCGTATGGTGGACCGGATCTAAGCGATCGCAATCTCCGCATCATGTCGACAATGGAGCCTGGCCGATTACCGTGGTCAGCCACGGGAAACATCACGACGGGACGGATGGCGATGGAGTATGCACTGTGCGGGGCGAGTAGTTTCCAGATGCATACCATCTTCCAACTACCGGCAACCGAATACTCGATGAAACAGGGCTCACGGACCGAGCGGACGCTGCATGAACTGGTTTTCCACCCCCAGACCGGTCTTCTGGTGTGGATGAAGGATATTGCAGATCGAATCGAAGTGAGCCAGAAGCCCATCAGGTTCACTGACCTCGTTGGACTTCGCAATCGAGTGCTGGAGTAA
- a CDS encoding S41 family peptidase, translating to MRPLLAVALLGGLCIVTSNAAIAQENLEAPKFDTPPQDDRTAIQSGAELERSYQWLQAIDHYEKALDKWPNNDYLKYGLRRSKVHFGIERRYADRSFDTQLLTLSSSAALSRFEELLSKVQSGFVDSISVTSFVAHGTESLYLALNNRKFRSHHLQNASAQDIQAMRDILRERYWNKPVADDLAARRTILEVAGLAERTCGLNQTATILEYVFGGCNALDDYSSYLTPDKLNDLYGNIEGEFVGLGIEMKAEGGRGMHLVNVLPDSPALAGGLRPGDYIVAIDGIDCRDMTTDEAAKLLRGQSGSIVRLKYETHLTGQEREGRFTRRAVHVKSIPVVKMLDERAGVGYIRMTGFQKTSAAELDQALAELNRQGMRSLIWDVRGNPGGLLTAAVEVLDRFLDGGVLVSTRGRNRDQNWSYSARPTKTTSIPLVLLVDQDSASASEIVAGALRDHRRGTIIGRQTYGKWSVQSIFPLRGSTGLRLTTAKFYSPNGHTLGKIGVRPDVIVEDVDEHIAAYAYTPDADLLADADVRKGIEVLNRQASR from the coding sequence ATGCGTCCGTTGCTGGCGGTTGCCTTGTTGGGCGGCCTCTGCATCGTGACGAGCAACGCAGCGATTGCTCAGGAGAACTTGGAAGCTCCGAAGTTCGACACACCGCCGCAAGACGATCGCACAGCGATTCAATCCGGAGCCGAACTCGAGCGTTCCTATCAGTGGTTGCAAGCCATTGACCACTACGAGAAGGCACTCGACAAATGGCCCAACAACGATTACCTCAAGTACGGACTACGACGCTCGAAGGTTCACTTCGGGATCGAACGACGCTACGCCGACCGCAGTTTCGACACGCAGTTGTTGACACTTTCAAGCTCCGCAGCGTTGAGCCGGTTCGAAGAACTCCTGAGTAAAGTGCAGTCGGGATTTGTTGATTCGATCAGTGTGACTTCGTTCGTTGCACACGGGACCGAAAGCCTTTACTTGGCACTCAACAATCGGAAGTTCCGTTCGCATCACCTGCAGAATGCGTCGGCTCAAGACATTCAAGCCATGCGGGACATCCTGCGGGAGCGATATTGGAACAAGCCCGTTGCCGACGATTTGGCAGCACGACGGACGATCCTCGAAGTCGCTGGTTTGGCAGAGCGAACTTGCGGACTAAACCAAACCGCAACCATTCTCGAATACGTGTTCGGTGGCTGCAACGCCTTGGACGACTACAGTAGCTACCTAACGCCAGACAAGTTGAACGACTTGTATGGCAACATCGAAGGCGAATTCGTCGGTCTCGGGATCGAGATGAAAGCGGAAGGCGGGCGGGGCATGCACCTCGTGAACGTGCTTCCCGATAGCCCCGCACTTGCCGGCGGACTGCGTCCGGGCGACTACATCGTTGCCATTGATGGCATTGATTGTCGCGACATGACGACCGATGAAGCCGCAAAACTTTTGCGTGGTCAATCGGGGAGCATCGTGCGACTGAAATACGAAACTCACCTGACCGGGCAAGAACGGGAAGGGCGTTTCACACGTCGTGCGGTTCACGTCAAAAGTATTCCGGTTGTGAAGATGCTCGATGAACGTGCAGGAGTCGGTTATATCCGCATGACGGGTTTCCAAAAGACCTCCGCCGCTGAACTCGATCAGGCACTCGCGGAACTGAATCGGCAAGGAATGCGGTCACTCATTTGGGACGTCCGGGGCAATCCCGGTGGATTGCTCACCGCAGCGGTCGAAGTCTTGGATCGATTCCTCGATGGAGGCGTCTTGGTTTCGACCCGAGGGCGGAACCGAGATCAGAACTGGAGTTACTCCGCTCGGCCCACGAAGACGACATCGATCCCATTGGTGCTTCTCGTCGATCAAGATTCCGCCAGCGCCAGCGAGATTGTCGCCGGGGCACTTCGGGACCACCGTCGTGGCACGATCATTGGACGACAGACTTATGGGAAATGGTCGGTCCAAAGTATCTTTCCACTGCGGGGATCGACCGGACTTCGCCTGACAACGGCAAAGTTCTATTCGCCGAACGGTCACACTCTAGGGAAGATCGGCGTGCGTCCGGATGTGATCGTGGAAGACGTTGACGAGCACATCGCCGCTTATGCCTACACGCCCGATGCGGATTTGCTCGCCGACGCGGACGTTCGCAAAGGCATTGAAGTCCTGAATCGTCAGGCATCTCGCTAA
- a CDS encoding cis-3-hydroxy-L-proline dehydratase: protein MKITRIAAYQVDLPLNEGRYSWSGGKSVDVFDSTIVQVETDAGFTGYGEVCPLGPFYLPAYARGVRAGLAELAPHLIGANPVELTKLNRKMDAALQGHPYVKSGIDIACWDILGQVTNQPVCSLLGGRYGEDFVLYRAISQATPDEMADNVAGYREEGYRRFQLKVGGDPDTDIARIHAVRERLHPSDKLIADANTGWTMHEAMRVVRGVQDLDVYIEQPCLTYEECLSIRRQTNHPFVLDEVINGIQPLLRGHADLAMDAVNIKISKFGGLTKAKQARDLCVSLGIAMTIEDSWGGDIVTAAISHLAHSTPTELLLTSTDFNSYVSVSTADGAPQRQHGRMAASTAPGLGIQPKLDVLGGPIWST, encoded by the coding sequence ATGAAGATCACACGTATTGCGGCTTATCAAGTGGACTTGCCCCTGAATGAGGGACGATACTCTTGGTCGGGCGGGAAATCGGTCGACGTCTTTGACAGCACTATTGTGCAAGTCGAAACCGATGCCGGCTTCACGGGCTATGGCGAAGTTTGTCCGCTCGGACCGTTTTATCTCCCCGCTTACGCGAGAGGTGTGCGGGCGGGCTTGGCCGAACTTGCACCACATCTGATCGGTGCCAATCCCGTCGAACTGACAAAACTCAATCGCAAGATGGATGCCGCGTTGCAAGGGCATCCGTATGTCAAAAGCGGAATCGACATCGCCTGCTGGGACATTCTTGGCCAAGTGACCAATCAGCCGGTGTGTTCCCTGCTCGGCGGGCGATATGGTGAAGACTTCGTTCTCTACCGAGCGATTTCGCAAGCCACACCGGACGAAATGGCCGACAACGTCGCCGGTTATCGCGAGGAAGGATATCGTCGATTTCAGCTCAAAGTCGGTGGCGATCCTGATACGGATATCGCCCGAATTCATGCCGTTCGCGAACGTCTGCACCCGAGCGACAAACTCATTGCTGATGCAAACACCGGTTGGACGATGCACGAAGCCATGCGAGTTGTTCGGGGTGTCCAGGATCTGGATGTCTACATTGAACAGCCCTGCCTCACCTACGAGGAATGTCTTTCGATTCGTCGGCAGACCAACCACCCATTTGTACTTGATGAAGTGATCAACGGAATTCAACCGCTACTTCGCGGTCATGCGGATCTCGCGATGGATGCCGTGAATATCAAGATCAGCAAGTTCGGTGGATTGACGAAGGCCAAGCAAGCTCGCGATTTGTGCGTTTCCCTTGGCATTGCAATGACAATTGAAGATAGCTGGGGTGGGGATATCGTGACTGCTGCGATTTCCCATCTCGCTCATAGCACTCCAACCGAATTGCTACTCACTTCGACGGATTTCAACAGCTACGTCTCGGTTTCGACTGCGGATGGGGCTCCACAACGGCAACACGGTCGGATGGCGGCATCGACGGCACCAGGGCTTGGCATTCAGCCGAAACTCGATGTTCTCGGCGGACCAATCTGGAGCACGTAG
- a CDS encoding aspartate-semialdehyde dehydrogenase, translating to MFETVAVVGATGAVGRIMCRLLEQRALPVNTYRFLASKRSAGKTLTFAGKDYQLEELTHDAFADTDLVISTTPDDVAAEYLPAAVAAGAIVIDESGFWRMKPDVALVVPEINPQAALDAKGIIASPNCSTTQMVMALKPLHDAARVRRVIVSTYQAVSGAGLQGTEDLMQGTKAHLNGESYDYQAFAHPIAFNALPQIGSMKDDGYTSEELKMVYETRKILGDESIQINPTCVRIPVANCHSETITVETDRPISPEEARDLFEAFPGIVVDDDLASGQYPLPSTCTDRDEVFIGRIRKDISHPNGLSFWCVSDNLRKGAATNAVQIAELLAKHRSAQPAS from the coding sequence GTGTTTGAGACTGTTGCTGTTGTTGGTGCCACCGGTGCCGTGGGTCGAATCATGTGTCGTTTGCTGGAGCAGCGAGCGCTGCCCGTCAACACGTATCGATTTTTGGCGTCCAAACGCAGCGCAGGTAAAACACTCACATTTGCTGGCAAGGACTACCAACTCGAAGAGCTGACACACGACGCCTTCGCGGACACCGATTTGGTCATCTCGACCACTCCCGATGACGTGGCGGCCGAATACTTGCCCGCCGCGGTTGCTGCTGGGGCGATCGTGATTGATGAGTCGGGCTTCTGGCGGATGAAACCCGATGTTGCGTTGGTCGTGCCGGAAATCAATCCTCAGGCCGCTTTGGATGCCAAGGGCATTATTGCCAGCCCGAATTGCTCCACCACGCAAATGGTGATGGCCCTCAAACCGCTTCACGATGCCGCCCGTGTCCGTCGCGTGATCGTCAGCACCTATCAAGCCGTCAGCGGTGCCGGTTTGCAAGGAACGGAAGATCTCATGCAAGGCACGAAGGCCCATCTCAATGGCGAGTCGTACGATTATCAAGCCTTCGCCCACCCGATCGCCTTCAATGCACTCCCGCAAATCGGCAGCATGAAGGATGACGGATACACCAGCGAAGAACTCAAAATGGTCTACGAGACTCGCAAAATCCTGGGGGATGAATCGATTCAGATCAACCCGACTTGCGTGCGAATCCCCGTGGCCAATTGCCATAGCGAAACCATCACCGTCGAAACCGATCGTCCAATTTCCCCCGAGGAAGCGCGCGATCTGTTCGAAGCGTTTCCCGGCATTGTCGTGGATGACGACCTGGCGAGCGGACAGTACCCGTTGCCTTCCACCTGCACCGATCGAGACGAAGTCTTCATCGGGCGGATTCGGAAGGACATCTCTCATCCAAACGGTCTTAGCTTCTGGTGTGTCAGTGACAACCTCCGCAAAGGGGCTGCCACAAACGCTGTGCAAATCGCCGAACTGTTGGCCAAGCACCGTTCTGCACAGCCTGCAAGTTAG
- the purD gene encoding phosphoribosylamine--glycine ligase, translated as MNVLVIGQGGREHALAWKLRQSPMVDEVFCAPGNAGTAADATNVPIASDDIPELVKFAQRNAVGLTVVGPEAPLVAGISDAFRDAGLRVFGPSRLAAELEGSKVFSKNLMRQAGVPTAEFRAFTNFEHALQYVETRSEQPLVVKADGLAAGKGVTVCESREEANEAIKRIMQIKEFGQAGQRIVIEEKLVGQEASILAIVDGKSILPLESSQDHKPAFDDDKGPNTGGMGAYSPTPLVSQESMDTIIEKILIPTIHTLRMNDRPFMGVLYAGLMMTAQGPRVLEYNVRFGDPEAQPVLMRLKTDVAEVLLAASEGRLSDLPDLEWDPRPAVCVVMASEGYPGDYKKGRPIRGIADADAMDGVKVFHAGTRMQGGDVLTDGGRVLGVTALGDDVIGAKKRAYEAVKKIRWEGAWCRKDISDKARG; from the coding sequence ATGAACGTTTTGGTGATTGGCCAGGGTGGTCGTGAACATGCGTTGGCGTGGAAATTGCGTCAATCGCCGATGGTCGACGAAGTTTTTTGCGCTCCCGGGAACGCAGGGACGGCCGCCGATGCGACCAATGTCCCGATTGCGAGCGATGACATTCCCGAGTTAGTCAAATTCGCCCAAAGGAACGCCGTCGGTTTGACGGTGGTCGGACCGGAAGCTCCGTTGGTGGCCGGTATTTCCGACGCCTTCCGTGATGCCGGTTTGCGTGTGTTTGGTCCATCGCGGTTGGCTGCCGAACTTGAAGGCAGCAAGGTGTTCTCGAAAAACCTGATGCGTCAGGCGGGCGTGCCCACGGCGGAGTTCCGTGCGTTCACGAATTTCGAACACGCGTTGCAATATGTTGAAACCCGAAGCGAGCAACCGTTGGTGGTCAAAGCCGATGGGTTGGCGGCGGGGAAGGGTGTGACCGTTTGCGAGAGTCGTGAAGAAGCCAACGAGGCGATCAAACGGATCATGCAGATCAAGGAATTCGGTCAAGCCGGGCAACGCATCGTCATCGAAGAGAAACTCGTCGGCCAGGAAGCCAGTATCTTGGCGATCGTCGATGGAAAGAGCATTCTTCCACTGGAGTCCTCACAGGATCACAAACCGGCATTCGATGACGACAAAGGTCCCAACACCGGGGGAATGGGGGCGTATTCGCCAACTCCATTGGTCTCCCAAGAGTCGATGGACACGATCATCGAGAAAATTCTCATCCCGACGATTCACACGCTCCGTATGAATGACCGCCCGTTCATGGGTGTATTGTACGCCGGTTTGATGATGACTGCTCAAGGACCTCGTGTGCTCGAGTACAATGTGCGATTCGGTGACCCGGAAGCGCAACCAGTTCTGATGCGTCTGAAGACGGATGTTGCCGAGGTCTTGTTGGCTGCCAGCGAAGGCCGTTTGTCCGATCTCCCAGATTTGGAATGGGACCCGCGTCCCGCGGTCTGTGTGGTGATGGCCAGCGAAGGATATCCTGGCGATTACAAAAAAGGCCGCCCCATTCGTGGCATCGCCGACGCCGACGCAATGGACGGGGTGAAAGTTTTTCACGCAGGAACACGGATGCAAGGGGGCGACGTTCTCACCGACGGTGGGCGTGTTCTCGGCGTGACGGCTCTCGGCGACGACGTCATCGGTGCCAAGAAACGTGCCTACGAAGCTGTCAAAAAGATTCGTTGGGAAGGGGCTTGGTGTCGGAAGGATATCTCCGACAAAGCTCGTGGGTGA
- a CDS encoding TIGR02996 domain-containing protein, with protein MFPEEDAFHDAISMEPFDVIPRLVYADWLDEQHDPRAELLRVHCELATIPTNAASFPDLVEREKSLLRYCDRQWYETIAIGFQFRIDDVLPRSVGTAFDLPDATLLLSGRLQIGRVWSMQTVNVPLVDGSHHTHTRTLLERLDGFVESWGCEDSAVGGLHLQFARTKIRPEDVQRGGICTAAAPPYSTGFQDDPPQATVSGKRKWWRFRS; from the coding sequence ATGTTTCCTGAAGAAGACGCTTTTCACGACGCGATCTCGATGGAACCATTCGACGTCATCCCACGATTGGTTTACGCCGATTGGCTCGATGAACAGCATGATCCGCGTGCGGAATTGCTCCGTGTGCACTGCGAATTGGCAACAATCCCGACCAATGCAGCGAGCTTTCCGGATTTGGTCGAGCGAGAGAAATCCTTGCTGCGGTATTGCGATCGGCAATGGTACGAAACGATTGCGATCGGCTTTCAATTCCGGATTGATGATGTGCTTCCACGAAGTGTCGGAACCGCGTTTGATCTGCCGGATGCAACTTTGCTGCTCTCGGGGCGATTACAGATCGGTCGCGTGTGGTCAATGCAAACTGTGAATGTACCGTTGGTTGACGGTTCTCACCATACGCACACGCGAACGCTTTTGGAGCGTTTGGACGGTTTTGTGGAATCGTGGGGGTGCGAAGATTCCGCGGTTGGCGGGCTGCATCTCCAATTCGCCCGGACAAAGATCCGACCGGAGGATGTCCAACGTGGCGGCATCTGCACGGCAGCGGCTCCACCATATAGTACCGGATTCCAAGACGATCCTCCTCAAGCCACCGTCTCCGGCAAACGGAAGTGGTGGCGTTTTCGGAGTTGA
- a CDS encoding sensor histidine kinase yields MKILKGCGVQSDIDRDEPAWELAAEAISVRIRWFGLIVGWVLVNLIERSTNQSALNAILALGAVYACSDAWHSLRGRIFLGQFPLVTSLMEAIFIGLLCYFDSGLSSPFRFYYFLSLLLCAIRYSRAVTYTTFVLHSTSYILLIALSPGASVSVGEAHTLTDLIFMLVLMGWLTWSGTALAGILKRTGRRLSAANDQLRDQQRLLEERIRERTRELQQSQALLVQQEKQAAFGLLAAGIAHEVGNPLAAISSLVQLLQMRDLDDYTRERLQMVADQLNRIQRTLRELVGFSRPASLERTRCDVHELINGALSIAKYYKRKKGREIVTQFADDLPRLRVVRDQLVQVFLNVVLNALDATQDGGRLEIRTSMDDGRIRVDIRDNGHGIAEEHCNTIFQPYYTTKDSGTGLGLFVCRHILQEIRNASITLSESSPDGTTFTIHLCPDQPSNTAPEPDSFPDQLISTPQ; encoded by the coding sequence GTGAAAATTTTGAAGGGGTGTGGTGTGCAATCAGACATTGACCGAGACGAACCGGCCTGGGAGCTGGCAGCCGAGGCGATCAGCGTGCGAATTCGCTGGTTCGGTTTGATTGTCGGTTGGGTGTTGGTGAATCTCATCGAACGCAGCACGAATCAGTCCGCCTTGAACGCGATTCTTGCGTTGGGAGCCGTCTACGCTTGCTCGGATGCTTGGCATAGTCTTCGGGGCCGGATTTTTCTCGGCCAATTTCCTTTGGTGACCTCATTGATGGAAGCAATCTTTATCGGATTGCTCTGCTATTTTGACAGCGGTTTGTCCAGCCCGTTTCGGTTTTACTACTTTCTTTCGCTACTGCTCTGTGCGATTCGCTACTCCAGGGCGGTGACCTACACGACGTTCGTGCTGCACTCCACGAGCTACATTTTGCTGATAGCGCTCTCGCCGGGAGCTTCCGTCAGCGTTGGCGAAGCCCACACCTTGACCGACTTGATTTTCATGCTCGTACTGATGGGGTGGTTGACGTGGTCCGGGACGGCATTGGCGGGCATTCTGAAACGGACAGGACGAAGGTTGTCGGCCGCCAACGATCAACTTCGGGATCAGCAACGGTTGCTCGAAGAACGAATTCGCGAGCGAACCCGTGAATTACAACAATCCCAAGCGCTCTTGGTCCAGCAGGAGAAGCAGGCGGCGTTTGGACTCTTGGCGGCGGGGATCGCCCACGAAGTTGGAAATCCGCTTGCGGCGATTAGTTCTCTTGTTCAACTGCTGCAAATGCGCGATCTGGACGACTACACCAGAGAGCGGTTGCAGATGGTCGCCGATCAGCTCAATCGAATTCAACGAACGCTCCGCGAACTCGTCGGCTTCAGTCGTCCTGCGTCACTTGAACGGACTCGCTGCGATGTCCATGAACTGATCAACGGTGCCTTGAGCATCGCGAAATACTATAAACGGAAAAAGGGACGCGAGATCGTCACGCAGTTCGCTGATGATCTCCCCCGATTGCGAGTTGTTCGCGATCAGTTGGTCCAAGTCTTTTTGAATGTCGTTCTCAATGCGTTGGATGCGACCCAAGACGGTGGGCGTCTGGAGATTCGCACGAGTATGGACGATGGTCGAATTCGGGTCGATATCCGTGACAACGGACATGGAATCGCCGAAGAACATTGCAACACGATTTTTCAGCCGTATTACACCACAAAAGACTCGGGCACCGGTCTGGGACTTTTCGTTTGCCGCCATATTCTACAAGAGATTCGCAACGCCAGCATTACTTTATCTGAGTCGAGTCCCGACGGCACCACGTTTACGATTCATCTCTGCCCGGACCAGCCTTCGAACACGGCTCCCGAGCCTGATTCATTTCCCGATCAACTGATTTCAACCCCACAATAG